Proteins from a genomic interval of Haloplasma contractile SSD-17B:
- the ribF gene encoding riboflavin biosynthesis protein RibF: MKVVYIKEDTVLKPIEEGISLAVGFFDGLHLAHQELIKKNLDIAKEKGIKSGVLTFHPNPKYVLGKHEEESLITPHNLKINLLDLMGVDFLFVIHFDERIIRIPHQSFVESFILPLNVKHVVSGFDFHYGEKGKGTIDTLVKDGNHSFDLTVINELKVNDTKISSSKIREYIQEGNVHKIIEQLGRHYKTEGIVIHGFKRGRELGFPTANIDMFYQYVIPKTGVYIVKVHVLGEDYMGMCNVGLNPTFNYKGNKSIEVNILNFEKDIYNEKLEITWLKKIRDEKKFKNIEELVKQLKQDRKKVREFFKEENKVLKFSS; encoded by the coding sequence ATGAAGGTAGTATACATTAAAGAGGATACGGTCCTAAAACCAATAGAAGAAGGTATTTCATTAGCTGTGGGATTTTTTGATGGATTGCACTTAGCCCATCAAGAATTAATAAAGAAAAATTTAGATATAGCGAAAGAAAAAGGGATTAAAAGTGGTGTATTAACGTTTCATCCAAATCCTAAGTATGTTTTAGGTAAACATGAAGAAGAATCATTGATTACACCACATAATTTAAAGATTAATTTACTAGACCTTATGGGAGTTGACTTTTTATTTGTTATTCATTTTGATGAGCGCATCATTCGAATTCCCCATCAGTCATTTGTGGAGTCTTTTATTTTACCACTTAATGTAAAACATGTTGTTTCAGGATTTGATTTTCATTATGGAGAAAAAGGAAAAGGAACGATCGATACCCTTGTAAAAGATGGGAATCATAGTTTTGATTTAACGGTTATAAACGAACTGAAAGTAAACGACACCAAAATTAGTAGTTCAAAAATTCGAGAATATATTCAAGAAGGAAATGTTCACAAAATAATTGAACAACTTGGCCGTCATTATAAGACAGAAGGCATTGTTATTCATGGCTTTAAGCGGGGTAGAGAGCTTGGTTTTCCTACAGCAAATATTGATATGTTTTATCAATATGTCATTCCAAAGACAGGTGTTTACATTGTAAAAGTACATGTCTTAGGAGAGGATTATATGGGAATGTGTAATGTTGGCTTAAATCCGACGTTTAACTATAAAGGAAATAAAAGTATCGAAGTTAACATCTTAAACTTCGAAAAGGACATTTATAATGAAAAGCTTGAAATTACTTGGCTTAAGAAAATACGAGATGAGAAAAAATTTAAAAACATTGAAGAGCTCGTTAAACAATTGAAGCAAGATCGAAAAAAAGTTCGAGAATTTTTTAAAGAAGAAAATAAAGTCTTGAAATTTTCTTCATAA
- the rpsO gene encoding 30S ribosomal protein S15 codes for MALLKSEKQALITEFAVKEGDTGSPEVQIAVLTAEINRINDHLKKHKHDFHTRRGLLKKVGHRRNLLNYLKNKDIQRYRVLIDRLGLRH; via the coding sequence ATGGCATTATTAAAATCAGAAAAGCAAGCATTAATTACTGAATTTGCTGTAAAAGAAGGAGATACTGGTTCTCCTGAGGTGCAAATCGCCGTATTAACAGCAGAAATCAACCGTATTAATGACCACTTAAAAAAACACAAGCATGATTTCCACACACGTCGTGGACTTTTAAAGAAAGTTGGACATCGTCGTAATTTATTAAATTACTTAAAGAACAAAGATATCCAACGTTACCGTGTTTTAATTGATCGTTTAGGACTTCGTCATTAA
- a CDS encoding polyribonucleotide nucleotidyltransferase: MSNIKKYELEFAGKQLIVEYGELAKQANAAVLIRYGDTVVLSTVTASKEPKNIDFFPLQVIYEERLYAMGKVPGGFIKREGRPSEHAVLSGRLIDRPIRPLFPDGFRNEVQVINYIMSVDHDYSPEMAAMFGSSLALSISDIPFNGPIAGVNVGRVDGEFVINPSTSLKEKSDLDLTVSGTLDAVNMVEAGAKEVAEEDILDAILHGHDEIKKLVEFQNQIVSEVGQEKMEVSLYKADAELENRVRNEAEADLKEAIKTFEKHERAENIDAIKERVITMFKEEEADEDTIKHVRNVLSQIVKEEVRRLITEEKIRPDGRGVDEIRPLSSKIDLLPRTHGSGLFTRGQTQVMSICTLGSINENQILDGLEEEQTKTFMHHYNFPSFSVGETGRYGGPGRREIGHGALGEKALKQVIPDANEFPYTIRLVSEVLESNGSTSQASICASTLAMMAAGVPIKKPVAGIAMGLVKKGHHYSVLTDIQGLEDHLGDMDFKVAGTPDGVTAIQMDIKIEGLNKDILEEALIQARKGRIEILNHMMTTISEPRDEMSPHAPKVKMIQIKPEKIRDVIGPNGKQINAIIDETEVKIDIEQDGRVFIMHTDMTRIKRTIEIIEAITREAEVGAIYTGKVKRIEKFGCFVEIFPGAEGLVHISQLDEKRVGKVEDVVSIGDEIMVKVTEIDSKNRINLSRKAALKSE, from the coding sequence ATGAGTAATATAAAAAAATATGAATTAGAATTTGCAGGAAAACAACTTATAGTTGAATATGGAGAATTAGCAAAACAGGCAAATGCAGCCGTTTTAATTCGATATGGAGATACTGTTGTTTTGTCGACGGTAACAGCATCAAAAGAACCAAAAAATATAGATTTCTTCCCTTTACAAGTTATTTATGAAGAACGTTTATATGCGATGGGGAAAGTACCAGGTGGATTTATCAAACGTGAAGGTAGACCTTCTGAGCATGCTGTGTTATCAGGTCGCTTAATTGACAGACCAATAAGACCACTTTTCCCAGATGGATTCAGAAATGAAGTTCAAGTGATTAACTACATTATGAGTGTTGACCATGATTACTCACCTGAAATGGCAGCTATGTTTGGATCATCACTAGCGTTATCAATCTCCGATATTCCTTTTAATGGACCAATCGCAGGTGTTAATGTAGGGCGTGTTGATGGTGAGTTTGTTATAAATCCGAGTACAAGTCTAAAAGAGAAGTCAGATCTTGATTTAACTGTATCAGGTACACTAGATGCGGTTAACATGGTTGAAGCAGGTGCGAAGGAAGTTGCAGAAGAAGATATTTTAGATGCAATTCTTCATGGACATGATGAGATTAAAAAGTTAGTTGAGTTTCAAAATCAGATTGTGTCTGAAGTTGGGCAAGAAAAAATGGAAGTTAGTCTTTATAAAGCAGATGCTGAATTAGAAAATCGTGTGCGAAATGAGGCTGAGGCGGACCTCAAAGAAGCAATTAAAACATTCGAAAAACATGAACGAGCTGAAAATATAGACGCTATAAAAGAACGTGTCATTACTATGTTTAAGGAAGAAGAAGCGGATGAAGACACAATTAAACACGTAAGAAATGTCTTAAGTCAAATTGTTAAAGAAGAAGTACGTCGACTAATAACAGAAGAAAAAATTAGACCTGATGGTCGTGGTGTAGATGAAATAAGACCACTATCAAGTAAAATTGATCTCTTACCAAGAACACATGGTTCAGGGTTATTTACACGTGGGCAAACACAAGTTATGTCGATTTGTACGCTAGGTTCAATTAATGAAAATCAAATCCTTGATGGGTTAGAAGAAGAACAGACTAAAACATTCATGCATCACTATAACTTCCCATCGTTCAGTGTTGGGGAAACAGGTCGATATGGTGGACCAGGACGAAGAGAAATTGGTCATGGAGCACTGGGAGAAAAGGCACTTAAACAAGTCATTCCAGATGCGAATGAATTTCCTTATACAATACGATTGGTTTCTGAAGTGTTAGAATCAAATGGTTCAACATCACAGGCATCTATTTGTGCATCGACACTCGCTATGATGGCTGCGGGAGTTCCAATTAAAAAACCTGTTGCTGGTATTGCGATGGGACTCGTTAAGAAAGGTCATCACTACTCTGTGTTAACTGATATCCAAGGACTAGAAGACCATCTAGGCGATATGGACTTTAAAGTAGCCGGTACACCTGATGGAGTAACTGCAATTCAAATGGATATTAAAATCGAAGGATTAAACAAAGATATTTTAGAAGAAGCTCTGATTCAAGCAAGAAAAGGGCGCATAGAAATTTTAAATCATATGATGACAACAATTAGTGAACCGAGAGATGAAATGTCACCGCATGCTCCAAAGGTTAAGATGATTCAAATTAAGCCTGAAAAAATACGTGACGTTATCGGACCAAATGGGAAACAAATTAATGCGATTATTGATGAAACAGAAGTTAAGATTGACATCGAACAAGATGGGCGTGTATTTATCATGCATACCGATATGACTCGTATCAAACGTACGATTGAAATTATTGAAGCTATTACTCGAGAAGCTGAAGTAGGCGCAATTTATACAGGAAAAGTTAAACGAATAGAGAAATTTGGTTGCTTCGTTGAAATTTTCCCTGGAGCAGAAGGTCTAGTTCATATATCACAACTCGATGAGAAACGTGTTGGAAAAGTAGAAGATGTTGTATCAATTGGTGATGAAATTATGGTAAAAGTTACAGAAATTGACAGTAAAAACCGTATTAATTTATCACGAAAAGCAGCATTAAAAAGCGAATAA
- a CDS encoding polysaccharide deacetylase family protein, translating into MKKIKFIIFLFLVTFATTFLTTSDLDHKAQEMVMMVEEDSLRREIMKFAEKNRKEPINARYDKVWRNVPGYDGYAVDIEKSYELMSDYGEFDENKIIYKPLKPNVSLADLDYAPIYRGNEHKDMVTIIVNVAWGEEYLEDMLTIFDQNNVKVNFFLEGRWARKNVDYLFKIHKEGHLIGNHSYSHPDFRHLSKNQLDQEINKTNDFIERITYETPKYLGPPSGAYNNVTVQAAGEHNMYTVLWTVDTVDWKKPMPEVIKSRVLNKVHPGAIILMHPTKNTVLALDEIIKGIKEKGLEISTLEDLLSSERVGAIHE; encoded by the coding sequence ATGAAAAAAATTAAATTTATAATCTTTTTATTTTTGGTAACATTTGCAACAACTTTTTTAACGACCTCTGATTTAGACCATAAGGCTCAAGAAATGGTAATGATGGTCGAGGAAGACAGCTTAAGGCGAGAAATAATGAAGTTTGCAGAAAAGAATCGTAAGGAGCCAATTAACGCTAGATATGATAAAGTTTGGCGCAATGTGCCTGGCTATGATGGCTATGCAGTTGATATCGAAAAAAGTTACGAGCTTATGAGTGACTATGGTGAATTTGATGAGAATAAGATTATTTATAAACCTTTAAAACCAAATGTTTCATTAGCTGATTTAGACTATGCTCCAATTTATAGGGGAAATGAGCATAAAGACATGGTTACGATCATTGTAAATGTAGCTTGGGGTGAAGAATACCTAGAGGACATGCTAACTATATTCGATCAGAACAATGTAAAAGTTAACTTCTTTTTAGAAGGAAGATGGGCTAGGAAAAATGTAGATTACTTATTTAAGATTCACAAGGAAGGGCACTTAATAGGCAATCATTCGTATTCACATCCTGACTTTAGACATTTATCAAAAAATCAGTTAGATCAGGAAATTAATAAGACAAATGATTTTATTGAGCGAATAACTTATGAAACACCGAAGTATTTAGGACCACCGAGTGGTGCCTATAATAATGTTACCGTTCAAGCAGCAGGTGAGCACAATATGTATACCGTACTATGGACGGTTGATACAGTTGACTGGAAAAAACCCATGCCTGAAGTGATTAAAAGTCGAGTGCTGAACAAGGTTCATCCAGGTGCAATTATCTTAATGCACCCAACTAAAAATACGGTTTTAGCACTAGATGAAATCATAAAAGGAATAAAGGAGAAAGGATTAGAAATTTCAACGTTAGAGGATCTCCTCAGTAGTGAACGAGTAGGAGCAATACATGAGTAG
- a CDS encoding dipicolinate synthase subunit DpsA, protein MCKILIVKNQDERLVYVFDYLKKQNVQVIMITNEDDFKSELIKRDVDAVILPVRGVSDQGEIDGTDIMLSKENLLLLQGKTLFSGLLNSQFNQMCKQVGVKFITYLDDDVAIKNNYITVEGVISHITNSSRRAILNSNTLVIGYGKLGQITASVFKELQSHVTVVARSQKDRIHAKISGFGAMSYNDLIYKIDRYDFIINTVPAHVIDEILLDKLSKTNVEIIDLASKPYGLNHELAKIKKVETTILKGVPGKIAPKTSGELIAINVVKFICGGDDDDSR, encoded by the coding sequence ATGTGTAAAATTTTAATTGTAAAGAATCAAGATGAACGATTAGTATATGTATTCGATTACCTTAAAAAACAGAACGTTCAGGTAATCATGATAACAAATGAAGATGATTTTAAGTCTGAACTTATCAAGCGAGATGTTGATGCAGTGATTTTACCCGTAAGAGGAGTGAGTGACCAAGGGGAAATTGATGGTACTGATATAATGCTATCAAAAGAGAACTTATTATTACTACAAGGCAAAACACTATTTTCAGGTCTTTTAAATAGTCAATTTAATCAAATGTGCAAACAAGTTGGTGTTAAATTTATAACTTATTTGGATGATGATGTTGCCATTAAAAATAACTATATTACAGTTGAGGGTGTTATTTCACATATTACAAATTCAAGTAGACGCGCAATTCTAAATTCGAATACACTTGTTATAGGATATGGAAAACTCGGACAGATTACAGCTTCAGTTTTTAAGGAATTACAATCACATGTTACAGTCGTTGCTAGAAGTCAAAAAGATCGAATACATGCTAAGATTTCAGGATTTGGCGCAATGAGTTATAATGACTTAATTTATAAAATAGACAGATACGACTTTATTATCAATACAGTACCTGCTCACGTAATAGATGAAATTCTTTTAGATAAATTATCAAAAACAAATGTAGAAATAATTGATCTTGCGAGTAAGCCATATGGCTTAAACCATGAACTAGCTAAAATTAAAAAAGTTGAAACGACAATTCTTAAAGGGGTACCTGGTAAAATCGCTCCTAAAACATCTGGAGAATTAATCGCTATAAATGTAGTCAAATTTATATGCGGGGGGGATGATGATGATAGCAGGTAA
- a CDS encoding dipicolinate synthase subunit B, translating into MIAGKEKLRIAFGITASYHKINEIVPIIKRLKEFGHMVRLFVTPSVLNYKEIKTLIEEQLDDDLISDIADAEPFGPNSSFDLMIVAPLTGNSMSKLANGITDNAVLMTAKGVLRNDKPVILAISTNDALGLNGANLMKLMVSKNIFFVPFGQDDPDNKPYSLVAEFSKIQDTIHHSINGKQIQPIIIGNGKSN; encoded by the coding sequence ATGATAGCAGGTAAAGAAAAATTGAGGATAGCGTTTGGAATTACTGCCTCTTACCATAAAATTAATGAAATTGTTCCCATAATTAAACGTTTAAAAGAATTTGGTCATATGGTAAGGTTATTTGTTACACCTAGTGTACTAAATTATAAAGAAATCAAGACATTAATAGAAGAGCAATTAGACGATGATTTAATTAGTGATATTGCTGACGCTGAACCCTTTGGTCCAAATAGTTCATTTGATTTAATGATTGTCGCTCCTCTTACTGGTAATTCAATGAGCAAGTTAGCAAATGGTATAACCGATAATGCAGTACTAATGACAGCTAAAGGTGTACTAAGAAATGATAAACCCGTTATTTTAGCTATATCTACCAATGATGCATTGGGGTTAAACGGTGCTAACTTGATGAAACTAATGGTTAGCAAAAACATTTTCTTTGTTCCTTTTGGTCAGGATGACCCTGACAACAAACCCTATAGCCTTGTAGCGGAATTCAGCAAAATACAGGATACCATTCATCATTCAATTAACGGAAAACAGATACAACCCATAATTATTGGGAACGGTAAGAGTAACTAA
- a CDS encoding amino acid kinase family protein: MKLVVLKFGGTSIRNKNYFLKAMNHIKNELTKGHKIICVVSAMGRMGEPYSTDTLKSLVSYQISKKEQDRLLSCGEIISSVVFSDFLLVNGIKSISLSTKDTGIKTDGQFTNANITAIDDSTIKKTLESHDVVVIPGFQGLTKDREITTLGRGGSDTTAIALGIKLNAFYVDIVSDVEGIMTADPKLVKNAKRITKISYDDLLTMTKNGAKVLHYKAASLAKQSKIKLRFLSIDHPESYTEIVDESISNTVNITSKARFVRYDTKFDLKRSIFSSFVDEYENFYYVDEDNESSIDIFLNNSGVNYKKEYGYVKISVINHKNDPVETILFTNEENLKDKLNNIHQNLVS; the protein is encoded by the coding sequence ATGAAATTAGTAGTTTTGAAATTTGGGGGCACATCTATAAGGAACAAAAATTATTTTCTAAAAGCAATGAACCATATAAAAAATGAATTAACAAAAGGCCATAAAATCATATGTGTGGTTTCTGCGATGGGAAGAATGGGAGAACCTTATTCAACTGACACGCTAAAAAGTTTAGTGTCATACCAAATCTCAAAGAAAGAGCAAGATCGTTTATTATCATGTGGTGAAATCATTTCTAGTGTTGTCTTCTCAGACTTTTTATTAGTGAACGGCATTAAGTCGATATCGTTATCGACTAAAGATACAGGAATAAAGACAGATGGTCAATTTACAAATGCGAATATTACGGCTATTGATGATTCAACCATTAAGAAAACACTTGAATCCCATGATGTTGTCGTCATCCCAGGATTTCAAGGATTAACAAAAGACAGAGAAATAACAACTCTTGGTCGTGGCGGTAGCGATACAACGGCGATTGCTTTAGGAATTAAGTTAAATGCATTTTATGTTGATATAGTATCTGATGTTGAAGGGATTATGACAGCTGATCCTAAGTTAGTTAAGAATGCAAAACGTATTACTAAGATCAGTTATGATGACTTACTTACTATGACCAAGAATGGGGCTAAAGTACTACATTATAAGGCTGCAAGTTTAGCAAAACAAAGTAAAATTAAGTTGCGATTCTTATCAATTGATCATCCGGAATCGTATACTGAAATAGTCGATGAATCGATTAGCAATACGGTTAACATTACATCAAAAGCGCGTTTTGTAAGATATGATACAAAGTTTGATTTAAAGCGCAGTATATTCAGTTCATTTGTTGATGAATATGAAAATTTTTATTATGTTGACGAGGATAACGAAAGTTCAATCGATATCTTTTTAAATAACTCAGGTGTAAATTATAAAAAGGAATATGGATATGTCAAAATTTCAGTGATTAATCATAAGAATGATCCAGTTGAAACAATTCTTTTTACAAACGAGGAAAATTTAAAAGATAAATTAAATAATATCCATCAAAACCTCGTGTCTTAA
- a CDS encoding dihydrodipicolinate synthase family protein yields MYNKLMTTLITPWVEKEEINLLILKSLINHLIRLNTSTILLTASSLDSRTLSNDDKKYLYEETIKIVNNRTAIYAGLDCNCECKSLVFIEKVDHLKIDGYFIIIPYHGIRDCKRIIQFIRDVRKCTSKPIIIRFKSKAMKSDVIINLLEKLLSIKDVNIKGFEVSKKNHVAITKYKNKICKKKFKMMIHNLEFYTGDEHLLFDANVGRDEILRRSSEIYKMSMRTFYEILKTREEKKSNEILELYKQKFKELTDKNNVIRVKDQINRSDEIHTIYKAGYIKYATERSIDSIFHLAGIMDGKDKEYYVPKDQEKTINDLLANVGCKFEQEPGYVKITQKSLNDERFNQVKFIKETSLNDTLFRFLGIFNKEG; encoded by the coding sequence ATGTATAATAAGTTAATGACAACCTTGATTACTCCATGGGTTGAAAAAGAAGAAATAAACCTCCTTATATTGAAAAGTTTGATTAATCATTTAATTAGACTAAATACATCTACGATTTTATTAACTGCTTCAAGCTTAGATTCACGTACGTTATCAAATGACGATAAGAAATACCTATATGAAGAAACAATCAAGATCGTTAATAATCGAACAGCGATTTATGCAGGTCTAGATTGCAACTGTGAGTGTAAGTCTCTTGTTTTTATAGAAAAGGTTGACCATCTTAAAATAGATGGTTATTTCATCATCATTCCTTACCATGGCATAAGAGATTGTAAACGAATCATTCAGTTCATCCGTGATGTGAGAAAGTGTACATCTAAGCCAATCATCATTCGATTTAAATCCAAAGCAATGAAATCCGATGTAATAATTAATTTGCTTGAAAAATTGTTATCAATAAAGGATGTAAATATAAAAGGATTTGAAGTAAGTAAAAAGAACCATGTAGCGATTACAAAATACAAAAATAAAATTTGCAAAAAAAAATTTAAGATGATGATTCATAATCTTGAGTTTTATACCGGTGATGAACACCTTTTATTTGATGCAAATGTAGGGAGAGATGAAATCCTTAGACGATCTTCAGAGATTTATAAGATGAGTATGAGAACGTTTTATGAAATTTTAAAAACTCGCGAAGAGAAGAAGAGTAATGAAATTCTTGAACTCTATAAACAGAAATTTAAAGAGCTAACGGATAAAAATAATGTGATTCGAGTCAAGGACCAAATAAATCGTAGTGATGAAATTCACACAATCTATAAAGCAGGTTATATAAAATATGCAACAGAACGAAGTATAGACTCAATCTTTCATTTAGCGGGAATTATGGATGGGAAAGATAAAGAATATTATGTACCGAAAGATCAAGAAAAAACGATTAATGACTTATTAGCAAATGTTGGATGTAAGTTTGAACAAGAACCTGGATATGTGAAAATAACACAGAAAAGTTTAAATGATGAACGATTTAATCAGGTAAAATTTATAAAAGAAACGAGTTTAAATGATACATTATTCCGTTTTCTAGGGAT